One genomic segment of Ricinus communis isolate WT05 ecotype wild-type chromosome 5, ASM1957865v1, whole genome shotgun sequence includes these proteins:
- the LOC8260333 gene encoding BAG family molecular chaperone regulator 2: MIKLRSKRFCRGSFKLGGINNNSNNSVKGSEKGSCGSINNSEIKWELRPGGMLVQKRECGDSVGELITVKVSTLSQWHDISIEATSTFGELKMVLSLVTGLEPREQRLLFKGKEREDGEYLHMLGVRDKDKVFLLEDPAIKERKLHSMAGGQPIGTPCRTISV, translated from the exons atGATCAAGTTGCGGTCTAAGAGGTTTTGCAGAGGCAGCTTTAAGCTGGGTGGGATTAACAACAACAGTAATAATAGCGTTAAAGGAAGTGAGAAAGGGTCATGTGGAAGTATTAACAACAGTGAAATCAAATGGGAGCTTAGGCCTGGTGGCATGCTTGTTCAGAAGAGAGAATGTGGAGACAGTGTTGGAGAGTTGATTACTGTCAAAGTCTCAACTCTTTCTCAATGGCATGATATTTCTATTGAAGCTACTTCAACCTTTG GAGAACTAAAGATGGTATTGTCATTGGTAACTGGATTGGAGCCAAGAGAACAAAGGCTGTTGTTCaagggaaaagaaagagaagatggTGAGTATTTGCATATGCTAGGGGTTAGGGACAAGGACAAAGTGTTCTTACTGGAAGATCCAGCCATCAAAGAGAGGAAACTTCATAGCATGGCAGGTGGCCAACCCATTGGAACTCCTTGTCGTACTATAAGCGTATGA